The proteins below come from a single Oxyura jamaicensis isolate SHBP4307 breed ruddy duck chromosome 1, BPBGC_Ojam_1.0, whole genome shotgun sequence genomic window:
- the ZBED1 gene encoding zinc finger BED domain-containing protein 1 translates to MENKSLEGSPSDLKLVAHPRAKSKVWKYFGFDTNAEGCILQWKKIYCRICMAQIAYSGNTSNLSYHLEKNHPDEFCEFVKSNTEQMREAFATAFSKIKPESSQQVVQDSLIMKTYQNYENKKHQELTSAVISLICEGMYPASIVDEPTFKALLRTADPRYELPSRKYFCTKAIPEKYNAIREIVLKELTDVLWCGISTDMWRSENQNRSYVTVAVHFLSSSPSNCLAVNSRCLKTFEVPEDNTAETITRVLYETFIEWGINTKVFGATTDYSKDIVKACSLLDIPVQMPCLGHTFNAGIQQAFQLPKLCGLLARCRKLVEYFQQSTMAMYMLSEKQKQQNILHCMLVSDRVSWWGSTLAMLQRLKEQQFVIAAVLVEDSNNHHLMLEASEWNTIEGLVELLQPFKQVAEMMSASKYPTISMVKPLLHMLLNTTLNIKENDLKEISMAKEVIAKELSTTYQHTPEIDMFLNVATFLDPRYKKLPFLSAFERQQVENRVVEEAKSLLEKVKENTFRTEEKFFAVSEEPPVKKIIISSTPPPTSVINNMLAEIFCQTGGVEDQEEWHAQIVEELSNFKSQKVLGLNEDPLKWWSDRLALFPVLPKVLQKYWCILATRVFPERLFGSSANVVSAKRNRLAPAHVDEQIFLYENTRNGSEAEPEDEDEGEWGLEQEQIFNLNDSVNVNNNFFNIRDSGFV, encoded by the coding sequence ATGGAGAATAAAAGTTTAGAAGGTTCCCCATCAGACCTAAAGTTAGTGGCTCATCCGAGAGCAAAGAGTAAAGTGTGGAAGTACTTTGGTTTTGATACCAATGCAGAAGGATGCATATTACAGTGGAAGAAAATCTACTGCCGTATTTGCATGGCGCAGATTGCCTATTCAGGGAacacgtccaacctttcctacCACCTCGAGAAAAACCACCCCGACGAATTCTGTGAGTTTGTGAAAAGCAACACCGAGCAGATGAGGGAGGCCTTTGCTACCGCGTTTTCAAAAATCAAGCCGGAATCATCGCAGCAGGTTGTTCAAGACAGCCTCATCATGAAGACCTACCAGAACTAcgaaaacaaaaagcatcagGAACTGACGTCTGCAGTCATCAGCTTGATCTGTGAGGGCATGTATCCTGCCTCCATTGTCGACGAGCCCACTTTCAAGGCCCTCTTGAGAACAGCTGATCCCAGGTATGAACTTCCTAGCCGGAAGTATTTTTGTACGAAAGCTATTCCTGAAAAATACAACGCCATTAGAGAAATCGTCTTAAAGGAGCTCACCGACGTTCTGTGGTGCGGCATATCCACAGACATGTGGAGGAGCGAAAACCAGAACAGGTCGTACGTAACCGTCGCGGTTCACTTTCTCAGCAGCAGTCCTTCCAACTGCCTGGCGGTTAACTCACGGtgcttaaaaacatttgaagtaCCGGAGGATAATACTGCAGAGACTATCACCCGAGTCCTTTACGAAACGTTCATCGAATGGGGAATCAATACAAAAGTCTTTGGTGCTACGACAGATTACAGTAAAGACATTGTGAAAGCTTGCTCTCTCCTAGATATTCCAGTGCAGATGCCTTGCTTGGGGCACACTTTCAACGCCGGAATACAACAAGCTTTTCAGCTCCCGAAGCTCTGCGGCCTCCTTGCCAGGTGCCGAAAACTGGTGGAATATTTTCAGCAGTCTACCATGGCGATGTATATGCTGAGcgagaagcagaagcagcagaatatTCTCCACTGCATGCTGGTGAGCGATCGCGTTTCCTGGTGGGGCAGCACGCTCGCCATGTTGCAGCGCCTCAAGGAGCAGCAGTTTGTCATTGCCGCCGTTCTCGTGGAGGACAGCAACAACCACCACCTCATGCTGGAGGCCAGCGAGTGGAACACAATCGAAgggctggtggagctgctgcagcctttcAAGCAGGTTGCAGAGATGATGTCTGCTTCCAAGTACCCAACGATCAGTATGGTGAAGCCACTTCTCCACATGCTTCTGAACACCACCCTGAACATCAAAGAGAACGATCTGAAAGAAATCAGCATGGCGAAGGAGGTAATAGCAAAGGAGCTGTCAACCACCTACCAGCACACCCCCGAAATAGACATGTTCCTCAACGTTGCCACTTTCCTGGATCCTCGCTACAAaaaactgccttttctttcagccTTTGAGCGGCAGCAGGTGGAAAACAGAGTGGTGGAAGAAGCAAAAAGCCTGCTGGAGAAAGTCAAAGAAAACACCTTTCGGACTGAAGAAAAGTTCTTTGCGGTTTCGGAAGAGCCCCcggtgaaaaaaataattatctccTCCACTCCTCCTCCTACTAGTGTGATAAACAACATGCTTGCAGAGATCTTCTGCCAGACAGGAGGTGTGGAAGACCAAGAGGAATGGCATGCTCAGATTGTTGAGGAGTTGAGCAACTTTAAGTCACAAAAGGTCCTTGGTTTGAATGAAGACCCGCTAAAGTGGTGGTCTGACAGACTAGCGCTGTTTCCAGTTTTACCAAAGGTTCTCCAAAAATACTGGTGTATTCTGGCCACAAGGGTCTTTCCCGAACGCCTTTTTGGTTCTTCTGCTAACGTTGTCAGTGCAAAGAGAAACCGGTTAGCCCCAGCACACGTGGACGAGCAGATCTTTTTGTACGAAAACACTCGGAATGGGTCCGAGGCAGAACCAGAGGATGAAGACGAAGGAGAATGGGGTTTGGAGCaggaacagatttttaatttaaatgactCGGTAAACGTGAACAACAATTTCTTTAATATCCGAGACAGTGGGTTTGTTTAA